Proteins found in one Alicyclobacillus cycloheptanicus genomic segment:
- a CDS encoding homocysteine S-methyltransferase family protein codes for MEHRSHPFLGRLRRGVLIGDGAMATLLHQWGVPIRTCYEALSVTAPATVQKVHAAYLAAGADVLQTNTFGAHRSGLGRYGRAHEVASLNHAAVRAARAAVAGAAEDLQGRQVFVLGTVGSIVGARAAGAGLLDAQVRADLCGEYEEQMSALLEAGVDGLLLETFADAEEMVFAIEVARRLTDLPIVANLSPEAVGVTRDGVSVRAAFLSMQAAGADVVGLNCRLGPAGILRTYEAEPALPEGLYAAVPNAGLLHVVEGDYAYTGSADYFAQTGVRLAAQGVRLLGGLLRNDASACAEIGGAGVRERCPRGLV; via the coding sequence GTGGAACATCGGAGTCATCCGTTTCTCGGGCGGCTGCGTCGAGGCGTTTTGATTGGCGACGGCGCCATGGCGACCTTGCTGCATCAGTGGGGCGTGCCGATTCGGACGTGTTATGAGGCGCTGTCGGTCACAGCACCGGCGACGGTGCAAAAGGTGCACGCGGCGTACCTGGCAGCGGGTGCCGACGTGCTGCAGACGAATACGTTCGGTGCGCATCGCAGCGGGCTCGGCCGGTATGGGCGGGCGCACGAGGTAGCGAGCCTCAACCATGCGGCGGTGCGCGCGGCGCGGGCGGCTGTGGCCGGGGCGGCGGAAGACCTTCAGGGACGGCAGGTGTTTGTCCTTGGGACCGTGGGGTCCATCGTCGGTGCGCGGGCGGCCGGCGCCGGTCTGCTCGATGCGCAGGTGCGCGCGGACCTGTGCGGCGAGTACGAGGAACAGATGTCTGCATTGCTCGAGGCCGGTGTGGATGGGCTCTTACTGGAGACCTTTGCGGACGCGGAGGAAATGGTGTTCGCCATCGAAGTGGCGCGCCGGCTCACCGACCTTCCAATTGTGGCGAATTTGTCGCCGGAAGCGGTGGGCGTGACACGCGATGGTGTTTCCGTGCGTGCGGCGTTTTTGAGCATGCAGGCGGCGGGGGCAGATGTGGTCGGGCTCAACTGCCGGCTGGGCCCGGCAGGTATCTTGCGCACGTACGAAGCGGAGCCTGCCCTGCCGGAAGGCTTGTACGCGGCCGTGCCGAACGCGGGCTTGCTGCATGTGGTGGAGGGAGACTACGCCTATACCGGCAGCGCCGATTACTTTGCCCAGACCGGGGTCCGGTTGGCTGCGCAAGGTGTGCGTCTTCTGGGCGGGTTGCTGCGGAACGACGCCAGCGCATGTGCAGAAATTGGCGGAGCGGGTGTTCGCGAACGGTGTCCGCGAGGCCTTGTCTGA
- a CDS encoding methylenetetrahydrofolate reductase, producing MQKLAERVFANGVREALSDDGAGDTRAAASAGQPVCTGMAGSVRAARAVAAVETTPPGEAAVPSPLLAAVARRTTVIVELDPPRTLDVTRFLAGAQALAGAGADLITMADNSLGHVRVSNMALAAILKQMGIEPLVHVTCRDRNLLGQQSHLMGLDVLGVHHILLVTGDPTRFGDLPGATAVYDVSSMELTRMVKRLNAGVAFSGQAMRHPAKFVVGTSFNPHVVQFDKALARLRRKVEAGADFVMTQPVFDEGMLERIALATEDLGVPVFIGIMPLVSHRNAQFLHNEVPGIQIPAPVLARMEMAPAESAAEEGLAVAMELVDTAAQYFRGLYFITPFLRYELTARLTSYAREREGADIQVRA from the coding sequence GTGCAGAAATTGGCGGAGCGGGTGTTCGCGAACGGTGTCCGCGAGGCCTTGTCTGATGATGGCGCGGGGGACACTCGGGCGGCAGCCAGCGCGGGGCAGCCGGTCTGCACTGGGATGGCCGGTTCTGTCCGTGCGGCGCGGGCCGTCGCAGCGGTAGAGACGACACCCCCGGGGGAGGCTGCGGTGCCATCGCCGCTGTTGGCGGCGGTGGCGCGGCGCACCACCGTGATCGTCGAACTGGACCCGCCGCGGACGCTGGATGTGACGCGGTTCCTTGCGGGCGCACAAGCGCTCGCTGGGGCTGGCGCAGACCTCATCACGATGGCGGACAACTCGCTCGGCCACGTGCGGGTCAGCAACATGGCGCTTGCGGCGATTCTGAAGCAGATGGGGATTGAGCCGCTGGTCCACGTGACCTGCCGCGACAGAAACCTGCTGGGCCAGCAGTCGCACCTGATGGGGCTGGATGTGCTCGGCGTGCACCACATTCTGCTGGTCACGGGGGACCCGACGCGGTTCGGCGACCTGCCCGGCGCGACAGCCGTGTATGATGTATCGTCCATGGAATTGACGCGCATGGTCAAGCGGCTCAATGCAGGAGTTGCGTTCTCCGGGCAGGCCATGCGGCATCCAGCGAAGTTTGTCGTGGGCACGTCGTTCAACCCGCATGTGGTGCAGTTTGACAAGGCGCTGGCGCGGCTGCGCCGAAAGGTCGAAGCCGGGGCCGACTTTGTGATGACCCAGCCAGTGTTTGACGAAGGCATGCTCGAGCGCATCGCGCTGGCGACCGAAGACCTCGGGGTCCCCGTGTTCATTGGCATCATGCCGCTGGTGAGTCATCGCAATGCGCAGTTTTTGCACAATGAAGTGCCGGGCATTCAAATTCCAGCGCCGGTGCTGGCGCGGATGGAAATGGCACCTGCCGAGTCTGCCGCGGAGGAAGGGCTGGCGGTCGCGATGGAGCTTGTGGATACGGCCGCGCAGTACTTTCGCGGACTCTACTTCATCACGCCGTTTCTCCGGTACGAATTGACGGCGCGGCTGACGAGTTATGCGCGCGAGCGCGAAGGCGCGGACATCCAGGTGCGCGCCTAA